Below is a genomic region from Persicimonas caeni.
TTCTAGCACTCGTGAACGAGGGCAAGATGCCCCCGCACCTAAAGTGAGCCACTCGACCGGGTCGTCGACCTCGCGCTCGCCGGGAAGCTCGACGAAGCGCCCTTCCCTCTCGGTGAGCACCTTCGTCGGCTCGCAGGCGAGGATCGACCAGCGCGCGCCCGTGGCGCGGCCGGAGTCGAAAAGCACAAGCCCCGCGACGCCGGCGAGGTGGAGACCTCGCGCGACGTCGACGGGGCTTGCGTCAAAGCCGTACAGCTCTTCGGCCACGTCAATCAGTCGTTCGGGATGCGGAAGATGATCTCGACGCGGTCGTTTTTGGACGGGTCGTCCTGGTAGCGTCGGTTGTCCTGGCCGTACCCGTTGGTGCTGATGCGGCCGGCCTTGACGCCCTGGCCTTCGAAGTAGATCTTGACCGCCTTGGCGCGCAGCGACGAGGTCGCCAGGTTCTCGGTGGCGTCGCCCTTACGGGTGTAGCCCTCGATGACGATATTGGCTTCCTTGTACTTCTTGGCGATGTCGGCGGCGGCTTTGACCAGCGCCTGGCTCGAAGGCTTGACCGAGGCCGAGCCTTCGTCGAACAGCATCGCCAGCACCACGCGAACGCCGGTGGGCTCGGCGACGGTGAAGGGGCCGCCGAAGTTGTTCTGCGCTTCTTTACGAAGCGCTTCGCGGCGAGCCGGGGCCTTCATGTTGGACAGATGCTCTTCGTATTTCGGGCGCGCCTCGTCGGCGGCCTTGCGGAAGAACTGGGCAGCCTGGTCGGCGGCGTCCATGATGGTGTCGGCGCTGCCGGCCTGGCTCTGCTGCATCGAGATGGCCGACTTGAGCTGGTTGTTGGCGCGGTTGAACGTGCCCTTGGCGAACTCGTTGGCCTGGACGGCCAGCGCCTCGTCGCGCGCCTTCTTGGCGGCGTCGAGCTTGTTCTTGACGGCCATCTCTTTGGCGCCGCTCGTGTCGCTGTTGCGCTGGAGCGCGGCGTTTTGAAGCGCCTGCTGTCGGCGCTCCTCTTGAGCCTTTTCGTTGCGGGCGCGGGCGACCTGACGCTCGACCTCGCCGACTTCCTTCTGGAGCTTGTTACGCTCCTGGCTCAACGCCTGAATCTTGGGGTTGACCTCGCCGACCTTGGCGTTGGCAGCGTCGAGGCGCTCCTTGGCCTCGAGCTGCTTTTTGATCGCCGCCGCGGTGCGGTAGCGAAGCTTGCCCAGGATGGCGTACTCCTTGGCGCGCTCGAGCTCGCCTTCCTCATAAGCCTCGAGCGAGACGCGCCGATACTGGCGCGACTCGCGGTAGAATTTGGCCGCGCCCGGCGCCTCTTTGACCGTGCGGGCGTCGGGATCTTTGAGGATGGCCTCGAGTTCGACCAGCTCTTTGGGTTTGGGAGGCGTCGAGCAGCCGCTGGCGAACATGGTCGTCAGACCAAAGACCAGAAACGCTGCGAGAACCAACCTCAGGGGGGTTTGCTTCACCATCGATCAACTCCGATAGACATCTACGAACCAGCGGAAGCCGGAAAAAACACAAATCAGCGAAGCTTGCTCAGCTCTTGCTGCAGCTCTTTTTTCTTGTCCTTGAGCTTTTGGACGTCGGCTTCGAGCTCGGGGATCTGCTTTTCTTTGGCCTTATAGAACGCCTCTTCCTGGTCGTCGGCGGCCTTCTGGATGTTGCCGGCTTGGACCAGTGCGGTGATCAGATCGAGGCTGAACTTGACGCGGCGCAGGTATTTGGCGGCCGCCTCTTCGTTGCCCTTGGCCAAGAGCACGTTGGCATTCTCGAGCCACTGGCGGGTGCGCTCGATATCCTTGGCAGCGGCATCGGCGCCGGGGGCGCCAGCCTGTTTGTCGAGCATCTTTTCGAACTGAGCGGCCTGCTCTTTGTAGCGCTCATTGGCGCTGGCGAACGCAGGGGATGCGACGCCGACTGAAAGAAAGCAGAACAGCAACAGGGACATCAACCATCGGGAAGACCCGCTGAAACGCATACGGAAATCTCCGTCTTAGAACACGCTGAGCGCCGCCGTCGGCCTCGACGAGGCCTGCGGCGGCGTCACACCAGCATCATTGTCACTCTCACTCGTTATACCGATTCGACAACAAGAACGCCACCGCCTCTCTGGCGCACTGGTCGCAATAGCCGTAGCGGTTCTTGAGGTTGTCCAGAGTCGTCTCGACCGACTCGATCTCGTCGGCGTCCATCTTCTTCTTCTCGTCCTCGAAGTAGCGCAGCAGGCTCTCCTGGATGCGACGGATCTGCTGTTGGCGCTCCTCGAAGAACTTGCGCTGCAGCGCGTCGAAGAAATTGGGGAACGTCTTGCGATAGTCGATCTGCTCGCCGGGGTGGTCGATCGAGTAGGCGGCGATGGTCGAGATGAGGCTGTGGCGGAAGTCCTCGATATCCTCTTCGATGTCGAGCATCTCCTCGACGTTGTTCATCAACTCTACGTCGGGCTCCTCGCTGCGGCCGGTGATGCGGTTGTAGACCTTCTCACCTTTGAGCCACTGGCTGACGTGCTCGATATAGCGAGCAAAGAGGTCTTCGTACTGCTTCTCTTCGACGAGTCCCATGGCGCTGCGGATCTCGCTGTCGATCAGGTCGAGGTAGCGATCGGTGACCACGTCGATGAAGTCGTCGTGGCGATGATAGTCGCCGTCGGACTTCATCTGCAGGAACGGGAAGACCGACGGGTCTTTGACCAGCTGGCGAAGCTCTTTGAACACCGCCAGGGGGGATAGGCACGGGAAGTCGTCGTTCTGGCTGGCGTTGAGCAGAATCATCTTCATCTCACGCGGGCTCGCACCGTAGCGGCCCTCGTAATTGCTCGACCCCTCGCCCTCGCTCATCATGTCGGGGATGACTTTTTTGAGCTCGCGGGCGTTCTCGGCGCCGATGCCCTCGGGCACCTTGCCGCGCGAGTACAGGTCGGCCTTCTCGAGCGGGGTCAGCCCGCTGATGATCTCGCGCACGGTGTTCGGATAATTGTCCGGATCGGGGCGCTTGAGGCGGGTCAGGGTCGCCCACAGCGCGGCCACGAAAGTGGTGTGCGGGGCGAGGTGCTTGATGAAGTCGACCGACGAGATCTGCTCGTCGTACACGAGCTCCTCGATATTGTAGTCGAGCAGGTACGGCAGCCGGACGAGCTCGATGCGACCCTTGAACGACGAGTAGTCGGGGGTCTGCTTGAACGCGTCGAGGTAATCCTCGTTGGCCGTCGCGGTGAGCACCTGGTCGAGGTGCAGGATGCGATTCTCCAACGACACGGTGCCCTTCTCGCTGGTGGCGAGCAGGTACTTGTTGAGCTCGGGCTGGCGCTTGAGCAGGTCGTCGTACTCGACGATGCCGCGGTTGGCGTCGACCAGGTCGCCGAATGGCTCGAACATCGTCTGGTTTTGCAGGCTCGACGGCAGCGCCGAGAGGCTGCGGTCGACGGTGAGCTGGCGCAGGTTGGCGTCGACGCGCATCTGCGGCTCGACGACGACTGCGCCGACGCGGTAGCGCCGACTGATGAAGAAACGCTCGACCTGGATATGCTTGAAGACCTTCTCGATGTCGCCTTTGTAGGCGGTCATCAGCGCGTCGAAGATCTGGCGGCTAGTGTGGCTCAGATCGCCGTCGTAGATGTATTTACTGAGCACGAACGGCGGCTCGGTCTCGTCATCGTCCTGCGCTTCGCTGTAGCGGGTGCGCAGGCGCTCACCGTCTTCTTGCTCGTAGCCCGGCAAAATCGCATCCGGGATGAACTCTTTGAGCAGAGTGCGGCGCTGCTCGGTGGGGAGCAGCATCAGCGGGTGGTCCTTCATGTCCGCCGGGATCTTGGCGTCGATCTGGTCTTCGTCCAAGTAGGCGAACGAATCGAGGTCGGTCTCCTCGACGGCGCGGGCGCTGAAGCCCTCGAAGCCGATCGACGAGCCCGAGGCGAGCCGCTTGTTCGGGAAGACCCAGTTGAACCGAAAGAGCGCGCCCTCTTCGGTGCACGAGTACGATTCCATCGCGCGCATGAGCATGTTGACGAAGGTGCTCTTGGCGCTGCCGTTGGGCCCGTGCAGCAACACGAGCTTGTTGACCTCGCCCTGGCGCACGAAGTTGTCGAGCAGTCGGAAGACACGCTGCTGGGCGCGCTCTTGGCCGACGAGGCGGTCTTTGCCCCCGTCGAACGGCGCGTCGAACATCCGGTAGTGAGTCACGTCACCCCAGACCGCCGGCTTCTGCTCGGTGCCGTAGTGCAGGTAGCAATCGCGCAGGTACTGGACCGCGTTTCTGGCGTGGCGTCGCGGATGCTCGGCGAACAGATCCAGAAACTCCGCAAAGCTCATGATGCGCTGGTCGCGCCCGTAATCTTCTCGAACTTTGGATGCCAGCGACGAGAGAATCTTCTGACCGTCATTCATGACGTTTTAGTTTCCTTCGAGTACAAGCCGCGCCAGGCCCGATGATGCAAGCCGCGTAGCGCTCGGCTCTCCAAGTATTCATTGCGAACTATATTACTGTTCTTGCGCCTTCTGCTCTTGCTGCTCTCCAGCTTCTTCTTGCTCTCCAGCCTTTTCTTGCTCGCCTGCCTCGGCTGCGGGCGCCGCGCCGGCCGCCTCGATCTCGAAGCTCAGCGGCGCCTCCATGATCGGAACACACAGGGTGTCTCGGCAGACGCTGAAGTTGCCCGTCGCCTCGAGTTTGTGCACCCCGGCGGCCTTGGCCTCCAGCAGAAGCGGGAACGTGGCCTCCATCTCCGAAAACTCGATCTGATCGGAGGTGACCGTCTTCTGCGCCAGTTGGACGTCGGGCGAGTCGGCAAATTCGATCTTCCAGCTGAACTCGTCGTTGATCTTGAACTCCCCATCGGGAGTCACGGCGAGTTCGACCTTGGCCTTCTTGCCCACCGGCACCGGCTCCTGGGCCGAGCGCTCGTTCCACTTGTCCTCGTGGTAATTCCTGGCCACTTCGGCGTTGGCCTGCACCGCGGTCGCCCTTTCGGGCTGAGGCGACTCCTCACACCCCACCACCAGGGCGGTGACCAAGATGCATCCAGTAACGATCAAAACAAGTTTTCGCTCTCTTCGGTTCATGCTCGAGCAGTCTGTAGCAGGGGGAATGCGCTCTGCGCGTGTTGCCCGCGGAGTTTACTCGAAGCAAACACCGCGCGACGCCGACCATAGCACAGCCCAAATAAGGGCGTAACCTCACTCTCAATCACGGGAGTTATAACCACGCTGAGGGCCTCCGTCGATTGTCGCAGGATGGCCCACTGTGCTATTGTTTGACAAACCACGGGTTCTTCCAAGTATTCCACCGCAGCCGCTGTTCATGGCCCCAAGCACCGACTCGAAAATCGAAGACATGACCGACGCCGTCGACGTACTCGACGAGCCGACTGATTTTCCGTTTCGCACCGAGCGCACCGCCCAAGATGCGGTCGTCTCGAGCCTCGATGCGCGCGCCGAACTCGTCGAGACCGCCGACCGGCTCGTGCGGGTGATGGCGAGCGGTTCGGCGCGCCCGGCGGCCCATGCCGCCGCGCCTCAGTCGAGCCCGTCCATGCAGGCGGGGACACAGACAGGCCCCCGGCCGACGCTGGTAGTGCGCAGCCCCGGCGGGACGATGGAGACCCGGCACACCATCGACGCGCCGCGCTTTTTGGTGGGGCGCGAGAACTGTGACCTCGAACTCGACGATCGATTCGTCGCGCGTTGGCATATCCAGCTCTTTCAGCGCGACGGTGCGCTGATCTTGCAGGACTTGAACAGCCGCAACGGCGTCTATCTGCGTATCGCCGACGACCTCGCCCTCGAAGACGGCGACCAGATCGTCGTGGGCGACCAACGCTTCGAGTTTCGCACGAGCTGGGACTCCCCTGCCCAGCAGAATCCGACTCACCAGAATCAGACTCAACAAAACAAGGCAGACACCGACGCCCTGGGCGCCTCCTGGGCCGGAAACCCCGTGCGGCTCATTCGGTATATGGAGGGCGACCACATCGGCGGGGTCTATCCGCTGGGACAACGCATGACCATCGGCGGAGCCAACGCCGACTTGTGTTTTCCGGAAGATTCGATCCTGTCTTCTCCTCACGCGGTCATCCACCGCGACGGAGATCGTTACCTCCTTCGCGATCTCGAGAGCGAGTCGGGCACCTTTATTCGTATCGCGGACGCCGTCGAACTGATCGACGGAGACTGCTTTTTGGTGGGCCGCACGCGTATCCGCCTGACGTTCGCCTGAGACGCCCCCAGACACGAGGCGGTCGACATACCGATGGTCACCCTACGCCAATTAGTGCTCTTTGGCCTCGCCGCCGCCGTTTTCTCCGGCTGCGCGTGGTCCCAGCCCCCTGCCGAACATCAGGCGCTGGCAGCTTCCTACGAGATCTCGACGGACGCCAAGAAGCCGAGCCTCGGCAAGCTCTTGCTCACCGAGCAGGGCTTGTGGGGCTTCGTGCATGCTCGCGCGGCTAAAGAAGCGCCGACATTCTCGCGCGGCGAACTCGTCGCCTTTTTGCCCCACGAAGGAAATGCCCCGGCCCACCTGTTCGGCGTGGTCGCCGAGCGCTCCTGGGGCGTGATGCTGCAGCGCCTCGACGGGCGCACCATCGCCTTCGACACGGTGCGTGGCGACCTCGTTCCGGTGCGCTCCGAGGCGCAGCTCGAGCGCTGGGGGATCTGTCATGGTGCCGGGGGGAATCTGGCTGACGACGCCTGCCTGGGCGCGGCGGGTCGCACAGTCGCCTGGCGGGTGTACGGCGCCAACGCCAAGCACCGCCTCTCCGTCGCCGAGGATGATAATGCGCTCGTCTTGCCGATTCGCACCGACGGCGTCGTACACGCCGGACGGGCCGTCGTTCGCGCCGATTCTCTCGAACGCGGCTGGGTCGCAGTCCCCGTGCGGGCCAACCGCGCGACCGTGCCCCACGCGCGGGTGCTGCTCGATACGCAGTGTCCGGACATCGATCTAACGCGAAGCATCCAGCCCATCGAGATCCTTCGGGGCACCGTGGATGCGTCCGAGCACCCGGTCGAGATCGAAGAGGCGGCGATTGCCGCCGGCGCCGATGCGCTCGTGCGGTGCGCCAGTGAAGAGGTCACCGTGCAGGTGCCGATGCTCTTCCGCCCTCGCCTGCAGGTCACCAACACCTCGGCGAGCGGGGTGCCTTACGGAGCGATGCGGCCGTGGAGCTTCGCCAAGGAGAACCGCGCGGCCGTCGAGTCGGCGGTCTTGTTGGCGGCGTCCCTGAGCACGGGCGCAGGGGTTGCTGCGGACTTCTATCTGGAGCGCACGCTCTTGGCGGCGCCCGAGACGAAAACCGCCGGGCGGCTGGCGCTCGAATTGATGCAGGTCGCCGCCGCAGCGGGACGCCCCGAGGCGGCGCTTCGCGGCGGGCGTGCGGCCACCAGTGAGGCTTGGCACCGCCAGAATCGCCCGGCCTTCGTGCTCGGCAAGGCGTGGGTGCTCGCAGCTCTCGGCCAAACGAGGTCCTACGCCGAGGCGATGACGCGAGTGTCCAAGCTCGCCAAAGAGCCCGCGAACCGACAGGCCCGTTTGTGGCTCGCCTGGTCGCAGTTACGAGACGACGCGGGCACCTCGGCCAAGCAATCGATCACCCGCGCGATGTCGGTGCTCGAGAAGTCGAACGCGCCAAAGTGGCTGGAAGCCGGTGAGCTTCTCGTCGGCTGGATCACCAGCGGCCAAAACACGTTGACCGCGCCCAAGACTCGATTGAGCGAGGCCTTCCAACCTTTCGACGCAGGTTGTGAGGACGTGTCGACGTGCAAGCTCGACGTCTATGGGCGCAACTTCGCGGCGCTCGTCGAGGCGAGCAGCGCCGACGACGGCGCCCAGCTCGTCGAACAACTGCAGAGCACCGCCGTTGCAGCGATTCGGCCCGGGTTTCGCCTCTCGACGCTCGATGCAGGCAAGCTCGGCGCCGCCGACTCGGTGGCCATGCGCGCCGCGGCGATGCCGCTGCTATCACCGGGGCTGCGCGAAGATGGCTTTCGGGAGCTCGTCGAGGATGTCGCCGGCGCCTGGCGTGAGTCGGGGCGCTGCCTGGAGGTCGAACAAACAGACGTGTTGGTCGCACGTCTCGGCGATGCGCGCCGCGACCACGCTGGCCAGGCGGCTCTCGCAGCCACGCGCTGGTTGCTCGCCGGCGCGCTTCCTTCCGCATGCGAATCACCCCGAAAGTTTATTCAGAGCCTCGAGCGAGGCTTGATTAGGTATCCCAAGATCACGACCTACGCCGCGCCATTGCTCGAGGCGCTGACGAGCCGCGCGAGCAAAGAAGATCGACTCGTGTTGTTGCGCGAGTTTGGCGACTTCACGGCCGAGCACGAAAAAGGCGCGGCCTGTAAGCGCTGGAATCTCGCCCTGGCCGTCTCGAGCGCCAACGCCGGGCGCCTCGACGAGGCAGAAAAAGAGCTCACGCGCGCCATCAACTGTGAAGCAACGGGCGAGGACGCCTACGAGGCGACCGAGTTGCTGATCATCGGCTTCTTGCAGTTCGAGCGCAGCGCGGTCGTGCCCTCCGACCTGTCTGCAGGGGCACGCGCACGGCTCGCCGCGCTCGTGCGCCGTGAGCCGGTGGTCGACCGGGTCGACGAGGTGTGCACCGGTCTGTTGCCGCTCGAGTACAATCTGTCTCGCTACGTCCACCCCAATATCGCCGCCCTCGCCGTGGCGATGCCGGAGCTGCCGACCGACGAATTAGCGCTCGAGACGAGCTCTAGGAGCGCGTCCCGGGGAATCGCCTCGTTGCTCGTCGCCCGGCGCAATCTGGGCGAAGGACGACCGCGTCTGGCGGCCAAGGCGCTCGCCGAGTCCCGACAGGCGTTCGCGCGCATCGACCACAAGGTCGGACTTCGGCGCGTCGCGTTTTTGGAGTCGGTGATCTTCGGCGGCGATCTCGAGGCGTATTTGGAAGGCGAGGACAAGACCGAGCGCAGCGTAAGCCTCGATTCACCCGACAAACTCGACGCGGGTGAATGGGCGCGCGCTCTCATGGCGGGCAAAGCCCGTGAGATTCTGGCGGCGGTGGCCGTCGACGGTGCGCAGCTCGACGATGAGGCGAAGCGCGCCGCCTTGGCGGCCTCGTTGATCGTCGACTCGGAGGAACAGACCGTCGAAAAGTGGCGTTCCAATGCCGGAGGCGCTCATTTAGCCGACCTGTGTGGTCGAGACGAGTGAGCGCCCTCGCTGTATGGTTGTGACTTGGGCCACCGTCGATTAGACTCGGCCCGTACTTAGCAACCACGCCAGTGCGGGGCGGCCACGGCATTTCCACTTTTTCGTGCGGCTCTACAGGCCAGTCATGATCGGCACCACGATTTCGCGCTACGACATCTTGGAGGAACTCGGCCAAGGGGGCATGTCCGTGGTGTATCTGGCTCAGGACACTGCTCTGGGCCGCGAAGTCGCCATCAAGTTGCTGCACGAGCACCTGGCCAAGAAGCTCGAAAACCGCCAGCGATTTCGCCGCGAGGCCGAGGCGATCGCGCGGCTGCGCCACCCCAATATCCTCGACGTGTACGATGTCTCCGACGAGAGCGACGAGCGCTCGTTCATCGTCATGGAGTACATCCCGGGGATGAACTTGCGTCAGTTCATCGACCACCACGGCCCTCCCCCGCCCGAGATCGCCGCCCTGCTGGGCGTCGAGATTTGCAACGCGCTCGGCCACGCTCACAACCACGGCGTCATTCACCGTGATTTGAAGCCCGAAAACGTGATGATCTCCGACGATGGAGACGTCAAGTTGATGGACTTTGGCATCGCGCACGTCATCGACGCCGAGACGATGACCAAGACGGGCAGCCTGCTGGGCAGCCCCGCGCACATGGCGCCCGAGCTCATCGACGGCAAGAAAGTCGACGAGCGCGCCGACGTCTTTGCGCTGGGCACGGTTTTGTACTGGATGAGCACCGGCCAGCTCCCCTTTTGCGGCGACAACGCCCCCCAGGTGCTCCGTAACGTCATGGAGTGCCGCTACGAGGAGCCCGAGGTCGTCGCACCGACCGTCGGCCACGACCTAGCGCGCATCATCTGCAAATGCCTGAACAAGGAGCCGGAAAACCGCTTCGCCTCGGTCGAGACGGTCAAGCGAGAGCTCTTTGCCGCGGTCCACTCGGTGGGGATCGAGGAGACCGACAAGGCGGTGCGCGAATACTTCGCAGATCCGGGCAAGTACACGGAAGCCTACGCCGAGCTGATCGTCCCCAAGCTCATCGCGCGCGGAAAGCAGGCGATGGAGCGCAAAAACGTCCCGGTGGCCATCGCGCACTTCAACCGCGTGCTCGCCTACGACCCGAAAAACGAAGAGGTGCGCGAGTGTCTCGATCAGCTCAACCGCAACCAGCAGGCGGCTCGCTTCGTGGCGGCGGCCGCGGTGCTCTTGTTGGTAGGCGTGGCGGGTTGGTGGATGTACGACATGACCGTCGACGAGCCGCAACCGAAGGTGAAGGCGGACGTCGAGGATGAGATCGCCGCGGCCGCCGAAGAGGAGGCGCAGGCAAAGGAGGCGAGCTTGAGCGCGGCGCTGACGCGCGTCGGTAGCGCTTATGGCGTCGCCGAGGGCGCCTCGGAGGCCGAGCATGCAGCCCAGACGGCGGTGCCGATTGCGCAGGATGTCGTCGGTCTGGCGCGTCGCGTCGCCAAGAAGGGAAAGCGGTTGGTGCACATCGCCAGCCTCAAAGCTCCTTCGGTCCAGCTCGTCGAAACGTCCGGCAACTCTAAAGAGGAGACGGAGGAGACGGGGAACGATGCCTCGCCCCCCGAGGCGGCCGAACAGACCTTCGAGGTGCAGTTCAAGGTCTTTCCCGGCTCGGCTCGCCTCGAGGTCGACGGAGAGAAGGTCTTCTGGCAGACCGAGAGCATTCAACTCACCCGCGGCAAGCACGTCATCACCGCCAACGCGCCCGGCTGTAAGCCGTATCGCGAGATTCTGGTGGTAAACGAGCCCAGAACCGATAAGAATAAGGTTCCCGTGGTGCTCGAATGGAGACGAGCGACCATCAACGTCGTGTCGAACAAGAACGCGCTGGTCTACGTCGCCGGTGAGTCCGACCCACGCTCGAACGCGCGACGCAGCTCGATTTCGGTGCCGTTTCGACGCAAAATGGGCGACCCGACGAAGACGGTAAAGCTTCGCATCGCCGATGCCTCCAACCTGCAACGCGTCGAGGAGCGCGAAGTCGTCGTACGTGCCGGCGACAGTCGCACGGTCAAAGTCTACTTTCCCTGAAGCCTCCGATGTTCCAACGGCTGTCCACCTCTGTGCTGTTCGTGCTCGGCGCCGCTCTCTGGGCGACGCCGTCGCTGGCGCAGACACCGCCGCCGCCCGACGAAGGCACCACCCCCGTCAAGACAGCCCCCACGGCCGAACACGACTTTCCCGAAGCTCCCAAGGCACGGCTCGAGCGCGCCCAGAAGGCATTCCAGGACGCCGAGTACGACCTGCTGAGACCGCTGCTCGAACCGACGCTGTCGCCCACGAGTCAATTCGCCCAGACCGAGTCGGAGCTCGAGGCGCGCACGCTTCTGGGCGTCGGGCTGTACTTCGAGGCCCAGAAAGTCACCGACGCCGAGCAGCGGCGCGAGCTCCTCGACACGACACGCCGGCATTTCCTCGAGATCCTGCGCAAGGAGCCCGACCACTCGCTCAACCCCCTGCTCTACCCGGCCAGCGTCGTCGAGCTTTTCGAGGCGGTTCGCGAGGAGAACGCCGAGGAACTCGACAAGATTCGCGCCCAGCGCGACGACGCCAACGGCGACGTGGCGGCTCAGGGCCTCAAGAGCATCTATATCCAGCGCGAGGTCGACCACCGGCTGTACGCGGCCAACTTCTTGCCCTTCGGCCTCGGTCAGTTCCAAAACGGCGAGCAGGTCCAGGGAACGCTATTCGCCGGCGCGCAGACCGCGGCGCTGGGGTTGAACGTGGCGAGCTACGTGATGATCGAAAGCCTTCGCGGTGATGACGGCTACTATGACCGAGGCGCCGGCGGGACCACTGAACAGGCGCTGCAATGGCG
It encodes:
- a CDS encoding OmpA family protein, with protein sequence MVKQTPLRLVLAAFLVFGLTTMFASGCSTPPKPKELVELEAILKDPDARTVKEAPGAAKFYRESRQYRRVSLEAYEEGELERAKEYAILGKLRYRTAAAIKKQLEAKERLDAANAKVGEVNPKIQALSQERNKLQKEVGEVERQVARARNEKAQEERRQQALQNAALQRNSDTSGAKEMAVKNKLDAAKKARDEALAVQANEFAKGTFNRANNQLKSAISMQQSQAGSADTIMDAADQAAQFFRKAADEARPKYEEHLSNMKAPARREALRKEAQNNFGGPFTVAEPTGVRVVLAMLFDEGSASVKPSSQALVKAAADIAKKYKEANIVIEGYTRKGDATENLATSSLRAKAVKIYFEGQGVKAGRISTNGYGQDNRRYQDDPSKNDRVEIIFRIPND
- a CDS encoding serine/threonine-protein kinase, with amino-acid sequence MIGTTISRYDILEELGQGGMSVVYLAQDTALGREVAIKLLHEHLAKKLENRQRFRREAEAIARLRHPNILDVYDVSDESDERSFIVMEYIPGMNLRQFIDHHGPPPPEIAALLGVEICNALGHAHNHGVIHRDLKPENVMISDDGDVKLMDFGIAHVIDAETMTKTGSLLGSPAHMAPELIDGKKVDERADVFALGTVLYWMSTGQLPFCGDNAPQVLRNVMECRYEEPEVVAPTVGHDLARIICKCLNKEPENRFASVETVKRELFAAVHSVGIEETDKAVREYFADPGKYTEAYAELIVPKLIARGKQAMERKNVPVAIAHFNRVLAYDPKNEEVRECLDQLNRNQQAARFVAAAAVLLLVGVAGWWMYDMTVDEPQPKVKADVEDEIAAAAEEEAQAKEASLSAALTRVGSAYGVAEGASEAEHAAQTAVPIAQDVVGLARRVAKKGKRLVHIASLKAPSVQLVETSGNSKEETEETGNDASPPEAAEQTFEVQFKVFPGSARLEVDGEKVFWQTESIQLTRGKHVITANAPGCKPYREILVVNEPRTDKNKVPVVLEWRRATINVVSNKNALVYVAGESDPRSNARRSSISVPFRRKMGDPTKTVKLRIADASNLQRVEEREVVVRAGDSRTVKVYFP
- a CDS encoding FHA domain-containing protein → MAPSTDSKIEDMTDAVDVLDEPTDFPFRTERTAQDAVVSSLDARAELVETADRLVRVMASGSARPAAHAAAPQSSPSMQAGTQTGPRPTLVVRSPGGTMETRHTIDAPRFLVGRENCDLELDDRFVARWHIQLFQRDGALILQDLNSRNGVYLRIADDLALEDGDQIVVGDQRFEFRTSWDSPAQQNPTHQNQTQQNKADTDALGASWAGNPVRLIRYMEGDHIGGVYPLGQRMTIGGANADLCFPEDSILSSPHAVIHRDGDRYLLRDLESESGTFIRIADAVELIDGDCFLVGRTRIRLTFA
- a CDS encoding PrkA family serine protein kinase, whose translation is MNDGQKILSSLASKVREDYGRDQRIMSFAEFLDLFAEHPRRHARNAVQYLRDCYLHYGTEQKPAVWGDVTHYRMFDAPFDGGKDRLVGQERAQQRVFRLLDNFVRQGEVNKLVLLHGPNGSAKSTFVNMLMRAMESYSCTEEGALFRFNWVFPNKRLASGSSIGFEGFSARAVEETDLDSFAYLDEDQIDAKIPADMKDHPLMLLPTEQRRTLLKEFIPDAILPGYEQEDGERLRTRYSEAQDDDETEPPFVLSKYIYDGDLSHTSRQIFDALMTAYKGDIEKVFKHIQVERFFISRRYRVGAVVVEPQMRVDANLRQLTVDRSLSALPSSLQNQTMFEPFGDLVDANRGIVEYDDLLKRQPELNKYLLATSEKGTVSLENRILHLDQVLTATANEDYLDAFKQTPDYSSFKGRIELVRLPYLLDYNIEELVYDEQISSVDFIKHLAPHTTFVAALWATLTRLKRPDPDNYPNTVREIISGLTPLEKADLYSRGKVPEGIGAENARELKKVIPDMMSEGEGSSNYEGRYGASPREMKMILLNASQNDDFPCLSPLAVFKELRQLVKDPSVFPFLQMKSDGDYHRHDDFIDVVTDRYLDLIDSEIRSAMGLVEEKQYEDLFARYIEHVSQWLKGEKVYNRITGRSEEPDVELMNNVEEMLDIEEDIEDFRHSLISTIAAYSIDHPGEQIDYRKTFPNFFDALQRKFFEERQQQIRRIQESLLRYFEDEKKKMDADEIESVETTLDNLKNRYGYCDQCAREAVAFLLSNRYNE